The following coding sequences are from one Candidatus Nanopelagicus hibericus window:
- the pyrH gene encoding UMP kinase has protein sequence MSRKGYKRVLLKLSGEVFGGEKGIGVDPDVVHDVANQIAEVVRAGTQIAVVVGGGNYFRGAELQQRGMDRARADYMGMLGTVMNCLALQDFLEKEGIETRVQTAITMGQVAEPYVPRRAIRHLEKGRVVIFGAGAGMPFFTTDTVAAQRALEIGVQALLLAKSGVDGVYSADPRKDKSAKKYDSISFDEVLSKSLAVADAAAFALCRENKLPIVIFDLKNKGNIKRAVSGESIGTLVS, from the coding sequence ATGTCACGCAAGGGATATAAACGAGTGCTTCTTAAATTATCTGGTGAAGTATTTGGTGGTGAAAAAGGCATCGGAGTAGATCCTGATGTAGTTCATGATGTAGCCAATCAAATCGCTGAGGTGGTGAGAGCTGGTACTCAGATTGCAGTAGTAGTTGGCGGTGGAAATTACTTTAGAGGCGCAGAGCTGCAACAACGGGGCATGGATCGCGCCAGGGCAGATTACATGGGAATGCTGGGCACAGTAATGAATTGTTTAGCGCTACAAGATTTCTTAGAAAAAGAGGGAATTGAAACCCGGGTTCAAACTGCAATCACAATGGGACAGGTGGCAGAGCCATATGTGCCACGTCGAGCAATCAGACATTTAGAAAAAGGAAGAGTTGTAATTTTTGGTGCCGGTGCTGGTATGCCATTTTTTACTACCGACACAGTTGCAGCTCAAAGAGCACTTGAGATTGGTGTGCAGGCGCTGCTGTTGGCAAAAAGTGGCGTGGATGGGGTTTACTCAGCTGATCCTCGCAAAGACAAATCTGCGAAAAAATATGATTCAATTTCCTTTGATGAAGTTTTAAGTAAATCACTAGCGGTGGCAGATGCCGCAGCATTTGCACTATGCCGTGAGAACAAACTGCCAATTGTGATCTTTGATCTTAAAAATAAGGGCAATATCAAGCGAGCGGTCTCTGGTGAGAGCATTGGAACTTTAGTTTCCTAA
- the rlmN gene encoding 23S rRNA (adenine(2503)-C(2))-methyltransferase RlmN: protein MVDLVFDAPAVKKKSPVHLADLTVAERKVRAEELGLPAFRANQLAVHFFTHHNDDVESFTDIPKELRKSLADAFLPKLLTLVKSVTCDGGKTRKDLWRLHDGVLVESVLMRYTDRTTVCISSQAGCGMGCPFCATGQAGLTRNLTAGEITAQVVMAAKACDLGELPGGPTRLSNVVFMGMGEPMANYKAVMQSIRNITNPQPNGLGIGARSVTLSTVGLVTGIEKLIEEDLPVTLAISLHTPDDELRDTLVPVNSRWKVKEVLQAADKYEAKTGRRYSIEYALIRDINDQVWRADLLGRLLKNKNAHVNLIPLNPTPGSKWTASRHEDEAAFVETLEGYGVPVTVRDTRGREIDGACGQLAASQLSNNSNE, encoded by the coding sequence GTGGTTGATTTAGTATTTGATGCTCCTGCTGTTAAGAAGAAGAGTCCAGTACATCTAGCAGATTTAACTGTGGCAGAGCGAAAAGTCCGGGCTGAAGAGTTAGGTTTGCCAGCCTTTAGAGCAAATCAGTTAGCGGTGCATTTTTTTACCCATCACAATGATGATGTAGAAAGTTTTACCGATATTCCAAAAGAGCTACGCAAGTCACTGGCTGATGCTTTTTTACCAAAGTTATTAACGCTAGTTAAATCAGTTACCTGCGATGGTGGCAAAACTAGAAAAGATTTATGGCGTTTACATGATGGAGTCTTAGTTGAATCGGTCTTGATGCGCTATACCGACCGCACTACTGTTTGTATCTCATCTCAAGCTGGTTGCGGCATGGGCTGTCCATTTTGTGCCACCGGGCAGGCAGGGTTAACTAGAAATTTAACCGCTGGTGAGATAACCGCTCAGGTAGTGATGGCAGCTAAGGCATGTGATTTAGGTGAGTTACCAGGAGGTCCTACTCGATTATCAAATGTGGTCTTCATGGGAATGGGTGAGCCAATGGCAAATTACAAAGCGGTGATGCAGTCAATAAGGAATATTACAAATCCGCAACCTAATGGTTTGGGAATTGGCGCAAGATCTGTGACCCTTTCAACGGTTGGCTTAGTAACTGGAATCGAGAAGTTAATTGAAGAGGATCTACCAGTAACACTTGCCATCTCATTACACACCCCAGATGATGAACTCCGTGACACATTGGTGCCAGTTAACTCAAGATGGAAGGTAAAAGAGGTATTACAAGCTGCTGATAAGTATGAAGCAAAGACTGGTAGGAGATACTCAATTGAGTACGCATTAATTAGAGATATTAATGATCAAGTGTGGCGGGCAGATTTGTTGGGCAGATTGCTGAAAAATAAAAATGCTCATGTGAATTTAATTCCATTAAACCCAACGCCAGGATCAAAGTGGACCGCATCCCGGCATGAGGATGAGGCAGCTTTTGTTGAAACATTAGAAGGATATGGCGTGCCGGTAACGGTGCGAGATACCAGAGGACGTGAGATTGATGGTGCCTGTGGGCAACTTGCAGCATCACAGTTGAGTAACAACTCCAACGAGTAG
- the frr gene encoding ribosome recycling factor translates to MADLTTSLAECNTKMNKAIEVAKEDFATIRTGRAHPAMFAKLMVDYYGTGTPLSQLATVQVPEARLAMITPYDKGAMAAIEKAIRDSDLGVNPGSDGNVIRVNFPQLTEERRKEFIKVARGKAEDSKVAIRAIRRAAKEAMEKFEKDGKVGKDDLARAEKELEKTTSDHVAKIDELLKHKEAELLEV, encoded by the coding sequence ATGGCAGATTTAACTACCTCACTGGCAGAGTGCAACACTAAAATGAATAAAGCAATTGAGGTTGCTAAAGAGGATTTCGCCACGATCAGAACTGGCAGAGCGCACCCGGCAATGTTTGCTAAGTTAATGGTTGATTACTACGGAACTGGCACACCACTTTCACAACTTGCAACAGTTCAAGTTCCAGAGGCTCGTCTTGCCATGATTACTCCTTATGACAAGGGCGCCATGGCGGCGATTGAAAAAGCAATTAGAGATTCTGACTTAGGGGTAAATCCGGGCTCAGATGGCAATGTGATTAGAGTCAATTTCCCGCAATTAACTGAGGAGAGACGTAAAGAGTTTATTAAGGTGGCAAGGGGAAAAGCAGAGGATTCAAAGGTTGCCATTCGTGCTATCAGGCGGGCTGCGAAAGAGGCAATGGAAAAGTTTGAAAAAGATGGCAAGGTTGGTAAAGATGATTTGGCAAGAGCAGAAAAAGAGTTAGAAAAAACTACCAGTGATCATGTGGCCAAGATTGATGAGTTGTTAAAGCATAAAGAAGCTGAGTTGCTAGAGGTTTAA
- a CDS encoding phosphatidate cytidylyltransferase has product MADLHAINDAINKRAGRKLLPSIFVSLFLLGLIFGSIIIEPLLFFLLIWVVIMLGVRELAHAYRTGGIELPDLALMSAASVLLFATWFGNTQGLAVSAGLTIPILMFTLLLISQSDFIKRSTSAVFITFYLAVLGGFILLLANHEDGPTRIFALVALIACNDTFAYFTGIAIGKHKLAPKISPKKSWEGLIGGAVAAVVGGAATFHYFFETAWFVGAVIGLMCVVTATCGDLIESAIKRDLAIKDMSNLLPGHGGIMDRLDSALFTAPAVWFAFELINRYL; this is encoded by the coding sequence ATGGCGGATCTGCACGCTATAAATGATGCAATAAACAAACGCGCAGGTCGAAAACTACTACCATCCATTTTTGTTTCATTATTTCTGTTGGGCTTGATCTTCGGCTCAATAATCATTGAGCCATTGCTGTTTTTTCTATTAATTTGGGTGGTAATCATGCTGGGAGTCAGGGAGTTAGCCCACGCTTATCGCACTGGTGGAATTGAATTACCAGATTTAGCATTGATGAGCGCAGCATCCGTTTTACTGTTTGCTACCTGGTTTGGAAATACCCAAGGACTGGCGGTTTCAGCTGGACTTACCATACCGATTTTAATGTTTACCTTATTACTTATATCGCAGAGTGACTTTATTAAGCGCTCAACCTCAGCAGTATTTATCACCTTCTACTTAGCAGTTTTAGGTGGATTTATTCTTTTGCTTGCAAACCATGAAGATGGTCCTACTCGAATTTTTGCCCTGGTTGCTTTAATTGCCTGCAATGACACATTCGCCTACTTCACCGGTATTGCAATCGGAAAACATAAGTTGGCACCAAAAATAAGCCCTAAGAAAAGTTGGGAAGGATTAATTGGCGGCGCAGTGGCTGCAGTTGTTGGTGGGGCTGCAACCTTTCATTACTTTTTTGAAACTGCATGGTTTGTAGGAGCGGTGATTGGATTAATGTGTGTAGTAACTGCTACCTGTGGCGATCTAATTGAATCGGCAATTAAACGTGATCTAGCTATTAAAGATATGTCTAATTTACTTCCCGGCCATGGCGGCATAATGGATCGGCTAGATTCTGCTCTCTTTACCGCCCCAGCTGTTTGGTTTGCATTTGAGCTAATTAATCGGTACTTATAG